The following coding sequences lie in one Candidatus Nitrospira allomarina genomic window:
- a CDS encoding response regulator has product MIMVITPDEVFRTAMVLHFQEKDFPLSIPENRHDVTSLVEKQAPEVIVLDLSIADPNGQTLLKDLRAIGYGGKIVVISGPSNRPLMVNMHHQKVDQVMRRTPTDPIGPFIDQLESIIRVMFREEISKKPSLE; this is encoded by the coding sequence ATGATCATGGTCATTACCCCTGACGAGGTCTTTCGAACCGCAATGGTCCTCCACTTTCAGGAAAAGGACTTTCCTCTTTCTATACCGGAGAATAGGCATGATGTGACTTCACTCGTGGAGAAACAGGCTCCTGAAGTCATAGTTCTGGATCTGTCCATTGCCGATCCCAATGGGCAGACCCTCCTGAAAGATCTGCGTGCCATAGGGTATGGCGGAAAAATTGTCGTTATTAGTGGACCCTCCAATCGTCCATTAATGGTCAACATGCATCATCAGAAGGTCGATCAAGTCATGAGGAGAACTCCAACTGATCCTATCGGCCCTTTTATCGATCAACTGGAAAGCATAATCCGAGTGATGTTCCGTGAGGAAATATCCAAAAAGCCCTCACTAGAGTGA
- a CDS encoding DUF1328 domain-containing protein, with protein MLSWAITFLVIALIAGVVGLTGVAGTATNIAWVLFVVFLIIFALSFITGKRPPA; from the coding sequence ATGTTAAGTTGGGCCATTACATTTTTAGTCATTGCTCTCATTGCAGGAGTGGTCGGCTTAACTGGGGTAGCCGGTACAGCGACCAATATTGCCTGGGTGTTATTTGTCGTATTTCTGATAATTTTTGCCTTGAGCTTTATTACGGGGAAAAGACCTCCGGCCTAG